One Nitrospina watsonii DNA segment encodes these proteins:
- a CDS encoding ABC transporter permease subunit yields MFSYIIRRLLLMIPTLVGIVTITFIVVQFVPGGPIDQIKSLLRGHAGELGEAGGAAFDQKSLKAQEMDPQHMEQLKKIYHLDRPLWERYLRTFIWYDPKNPEATFSERVFTLDNWDGFLLLKFGDSFYRNKSVLELIKEKLPVSASLGVTSFFLSYIICIILGIAKAVKNGQTFDTWTSLVVLIGYSTPGFVLGIFLIVVFGPGDKAIAHLIPLAGLTSAGTPGYEEWTAWQKLTDYLHHLAAPLLCFIIGSFATLTILTKNSIIEEMRKQYVITARAKGCSEQRVLYKHILKNSLIPLITGFPIAFLAMFFTGSLLIEQIFTLDGLGLLSYQAVIQRDYPIVLGTLFIFSLLALFGQLLTDVSYVLIDRRITFEDSQS; encoded by the coding sequence ATGTTCAGTTACATCATCCGACGTCTGCTGCTCATGATCCCCACGCTGGTGGGCATCGTCACCATCACCTTCATCGTCGTGCAGTTCGTGCCCGGCGGTCCCATCGATCAGATCAAATCGCTGCTGCGCGGCCATGCGGGGGAACTGGGCGAAGCCGGCGGCGCGGCGTTCGATCAGAAAAGCCTGAAGGCGCAGGAGATGGACCCGCAGCACATGGAGCAGCTCAAGAAAATCTACCACCTCGACCGGCCTCTGTGGGAACGGTACCTGCGCACCTTCATCTGGTACGACCCCAAAAATCCCGAGGCCACCTTCTCCGAACGGGTGTTCACGCTCGATAACTGGGATGGGTTCCTGTTGCTCAAGTTCGGCGACTCGTTTTACCGCAACAAGTCGGTGCTGGAGTTGATCAAGGAAAAACTGCCGGTGTCGGCTTCGCTGGGCGTCACCAGTTTTTTTCTCAGCTACATCATCTGCATCATTCTGGGAATCGCCAAAGCGGTGAAGAACGGCCAGACCTTCGACACCTGGACCAGCCTCGTGGTGCTCATCGGTTACAGCACGCCGGGGTTTGTGCTGGGCATCTTCCTCATCGTTGTCTTCGGGCCCGGCGACAAGGCCATCGCGCACCTGATTCCGCTCGCCGGACTGACTTCGGCGGGCACGCCGGGTTATGAAGAATGGACCGCCTGGCAAAAGCTGACCGACTACCTGCATCACCTGGCAGCGCCTTTGCTGTGTTTCATCATCGGCAGTTTCGCCACGCTGACCATCCTCACCAAAAATTCCATCATTGAGGAAATGCGCAAGCAGTACGTCATCACCGCTCGCGCCAAGGGCTGCTCGGAACAACGCGTGCTGTACAAACACATCCTGAAAAATTCATTGATCCCGTTGATCACCGGATTCCCCATCGCCTTCCTCGCCATGTTTTTCACCGGATCGCTGCTGATCGAACAGATTTTCACGCTCGACGGACTGGGCCTGCTGTCTTACCAGGCGGTTATCCAGCGCGACTACCCGATCGTGCTCGGCACCCTCTTTATTTTTTCCCTGCTGGCGTTGTTCGGGCAGTTGTTGACGGACGTTTCCTACGTCCTCATCGACCGCCGCATCACCTTTGAGGATTCTCAGAGCTGA
- a CDS encoding extracellular solute-binding protein — protein MSPHQPNSTSSRTKTGPASPHFSAFFLLWLGLLLAAPGAALSQPQHGLSLYGPEGLKYKAGQTYDYAYPKAPKGGHLVLSGEGAFTKLNPASLKGVPATGINLVFQTPMDSSADDDEPFSQYGSLVEKVELADDRMSMIYHIYKEAKFSDGQPVTANDFVFSFELLEDPQYHPFYKQYFKDITKAEKLDAHRVKYTFAIFNQELPLITGQMLIFPKHVYGQPGKQFGEDFDDIAVGSGPYVVERYEYGKFITLKRNPDWWGKDLPKNRGRYNFDRLTWKIYLDPVARREAFKGGEFDAHLIGSSRDWALDYKGDFVSKGYYLREEVPHQRVAGMQGFVMNMRNDIFKSRRVRAAVAMVYDFDWANKNLFYGQYTRNDCYFDNNPEMKPDGLPQGRVLELLLKLRKKHGAEYVPKTVFTKPVGAPGQGAPFEKSVALANKLLDAEGWKLGPDGVRVKNGKPLRWKVHLASPGFERIVEPYKNSLKKIGADMSFQVVQVAQYEQILRDFKFDMVVMGYPQSRSPGNEQRSMWSSEAADMPGTRNYAGIRNPAIDELIEQLVEANTRKELVDHIQALDRILTHQFYMVPHWYMGADRFVYWNKFSRPAINPSQSAILNNMIEWWWWDEAKAQKLKAARQAGVPVN, from the coding sequence CGAAAACCGGTCCTGCAAGCCCGCATTTTTCCGCCTTTTTCCTGCTGTGGCTTGGCTTGCTGCTGGCGGCGCCCGGCGCGGCGCTCTCCCAGCCCCAGCACGGCCTGTCGCTGTACGGGCCGGAAGGGTTGAAATACAAGGCCGGCCAGACCTACGATTACGCCTACCCCAAGGCCCCCAAGGGCGGCCACCTGGTTCTCAGCGGCGAAGGCGCGTTCACCAAGCTCAATCCGGCGTCGCTCAAGGGCGTGCCCGCTACCGGCATCAACCTGGTGTTTCAGACGCCCATGGACAGTTCCGCCGACGACGACGAGCCGTTTTCGCAGTATGGCAGTCTGGTGGAAAAGGTGGAGTTGGCCGACGACCGCATGTCCATGATCTACCACATCTATAAGGAAGCCAAGTTTTCCGACGGGCAACCGGTGACGGCGAATGATTTCGTTTTCTCTTTTGAGTTGCTGGAAGACCCGCAATACCACCCGTTCTACAAACAGTACTTTAAAGACATCACCAAGGCGGAAAAGCTGGACGCACACCGCGTGAAGTACACCTTCGCCATTTTCAATCAGGAACTGCCGCTGATCACCGGGCAGATGCTGATTTTTCCCAAACACGTTTACGGTCAACCGGGTAAACAGTTCGGGGAGGATTTCGACGACATCGCCGTAGGCAGCGGGCCCTACGTGGTCGAGCGCTACGAGTACGGCAAATTCATCACACTCAAACGCAACCCCGACTGGTGGGGCAAGGACCTGCCGAAGAATCGCGGCCGCTACAACTTCGACCGGCTGACGTGGAAAATCTATCTCGATCCGGTGGCCCGCCGCGAAGCCTTCAAGGGCGGCGAGTTCGACGCCCATCTCATCGGCAGTTCCCGCGACTGGGCGCTCGATTACAAAGGCGACTTTGTCAGTAAAGGCTACTACCTGCGCGAGGAAGTGCCGCATCAGCGTGTGGCGGGCATGCAGGGTTTCGTCATGAACATGCGCAACGACATTTTTAAATCGCGCCGTGTGCGCGCTGCCGTGGCGATGGTGTACGACTTCGACTGGGCCAACAAAAACCTGTTCTACGGCCAGTACACGCGCAACGACTGTTACTTTGACAACAATCCGGAGATGAAGCCCGACGGCCTGCCCCAGGGCCGGGTGTTGGAGTTGCTGCTCAAACTCAGAAAGAAGCACGGCGCGGAATACGTGCCCAAAACCGTGTTCACCAAACCCGTGGGCGCACCGGGACAAGGCGCGCCGTTTGAGAAAAGCGTGGCGCTGGCCAACAAACTGCTGGACGCGGAAGGCTGGAAACTGGGGCCCGACGGCGTCCGCGTCAAAAACGGCAAACCACTGCGCTGGAAAGTGCACCTCGCCAGTCCGGGATTCGAACGCATCGTCGAGCCGTACAAGAACAGCCTCAAAAAAATCGGCGCGGACATGTCGTTTCAGGTGGTGCAGGTTGCCCAGTACGAACAAATCCTGCGCGACTTCAAATTCGACATGGTCGTCATGGGTTACCCGCAAAGCCGCTCTCCGGGCAACGAGCAACGCAGCATGTGGAGCAGCGAAGCGGCGGACATGCCCGGCACCCGCAACTACGCGGGCATCCGGAACCCTGCCATCGATGAGCTCATCGAACAACTCGTCGAGGCCAATACGCGCAAGGAACTGGTGGACCACATACAGGCGCTGGACCGCATCCTGACCCACCAGTTCTACATGGTGCCGCACTGGTACATGGGCGCCGACCGCTTTGTCTATTGGAACAAATTCTCGCGACCGGCCATCAATCCGTCGCAGTCCGCCATTCTCAACAACATGATCGAATGGTGGTGGTGGGATGAAGCCAAGGCGCAAAAACTGAAAGCCGCGCGCCAGGCCGGCGTGCCCGTCAACTGA